A stretch of the Streptomyces ortus genome encodes the following:
- a CDS encoding serine/threonine protein kinase, whose protein sequence is MTGMLDSGTRLTVETGEDVEVVDMLGAGGQGEVYRVKTSTGEKALKWYYPTCATPEQEGIVRELVSRDFDDDRFLWPEAYVPWHHGSFGYLMGLRPDRFKGLPALFRRQLRTSTRALLTACLYTVEAYQALHSRGIAYRDISWGNVFFDPDTGDILVCDNDNAVVEGDASGISGTMEFMAPELVRADPGARPGTQSDLHSLAVLLFMFLMNHHPLKGRRELAIHCLDEAAERKLYGKNPLFVFDPVDDSNEPDPMEHATVLATWDASAGALQELFRRGFTAGLHDPAVRVRESEWRDALRAVRDAVVECASCGRQNMTEPGEHLPQASRPCWGCGALLVLPPRLTVTTPPPRTERHIRLPRAARVHAHHLRAEPARHDYSDASLVAELVEHPSKPGRFGIANRSDRTWTGTRSDGTSQQIGPGQTVPLRAGLELDLGDGARAVVRAK, encoded by the coding sequence ATGACCGGCATGCTCGACAGCGGAACCCGCCTGACCGTGGAGACCGGTGAGGACGTCGAGGTCGTCGACATGCTGGGGGCGGGCGGCCAGGGCGAGGTCTACCGGGTGAAGACGTCCACCGGTGAGAAGGCCCTCAAGTGGTACTACCCGACCTGCGCGACCCCGGAGCAGGAGGGCATCGTACGGGAACTGGTGTCCCGCGACTTCGACGACGACCGCTTCCTGTGGCCCGAGGCGTACGTGCCCTGGCACCACGGCTCGTTCGGGTATCTGATGGGGCTGCGGCCCGACCGGTTCAAGGGGCTGCCCGCGCTGTTCCGCCGCCAACTGCGCACCAGCACGCGCGCGTTGCTGACGGCCTGCCTCTACACCGTCGAGGCGTACCAGGCGCTCCACTCACGGGGCATCGCCTACCGGGACATCTCCTGGGGCAACGTCTTCTTCGACCCGGACACCGGCGACATCCTCGTCTGCGACAACGACAACGCGGTGGTGGAGGGCGACGCGAGCGGGATCTCCGGGACGATGGAGTTCATGGCGCCCGAGCTGGTGCGCGCCGATCCCGGTGCCCGTCCCGGTACGCAGTCAGATCTGCACTCGCTCGCCGTGCTGCTGTTCATGTTCCTGATGAACCATCATCCGCTCAAGGGCAGGCGGGAGTTGGCGATCCACTGTCTGGACGAGGCGGCCGAGCGGAAGCTCTACGGGAAGAACCCGCTGTTCGTCTTCGACCCCGTGGACGACTCGAACGAGCCCGACCCGATGGAGCACGCGACCGTGCTGGCGACCTGGGACGCCTCCGCGGGCGCCCTCCAGGAACTGTTCCGGCGCGGCTTCACGGCCGGGCTGCACGATCCGGCGGTGCGGGTGCGGGAGTCGGAGTGGCGCGACGCGCTGCGGGCGGTGCGGGACGCGGTGGTGGAGTGCGCGTCCTGCGGGCGGCAGAACATGACGGAGCCGGGCGAGCACCTGCCGCAGGCGTCCCGCCCGTGCTGGGGGTGCGGGGCGCTGCTGGTGCTGCCGCCCCGGCTGACGGTGACCACTCCCCCGCCGCGCACCGAGCGCCACATCCGGCTGCCGCGCGCGGCCCGGGTGCACGCCCACCATCTGCGGGCGGAGCCCGCCCGGCACGACTACTCGGACGCGAGCCTGGTGGCGGAGCTGGTGGAGCACCCGTCGAAGCCGGGCCGCTTCGGCATCGCGAACCGGAGCGACCGGACCTGGACCGGCACGCGCTCGGACGGCACGTCCCAGCAGATCGGCCCCGGCCAGACGGTACCGCTGCGCGCGGGCCTGGAGCTGGACCTGGGGGACGGGGCCCGCGCGGTCGTACGGGCGAAGTGA
- a CDS encoding PP2C family serine/threonine-protein phosphatase yields the protein MVTALVRRWATLAESIQGTGKRQNQDWYAFSGTGSAADPLVLAVADGHGSAAHARSALGARFAVDRFVALATEFGRAADTCHEPGGLARLMNHARNDMPRALVKSWREAALGHWSRHRPVADLGLPEPGPDEKLTLYGTTLIGAVVTPWLLTAWQIGDGDLAVVGHDGTVRRPLAPAEDDLGDETESLCGPQAWRAVRTHWAPVFEEARVPRLLVLSTDGLSKSFASGDGFTEFVGDMDERLATEGFEGVRDALPDWLRHASRYSGDDTTLAAALLHSYAARPRPTAHTEPDPEPGPEARTESEPKRET from the coding sequence GTGGTGACGGCACTCGTGCGGCGCTGGGCCACCCTCGCCGAAAGCATCCAGGGGACCGGGAAACGGCAGAACCAGGACTGGTACGCGTTCTCCGGGACCGGTTCCGCGGCCGATCCCCTCGTCCTCGCCGTGGCGGACGGGCACGGCTCGGCCGCGCACGCGCGCAGCGCGCTCGGGGCGCGGTTCGCCGTGGACCGGTTCGTCGCGCTCGCGACGGAGTTCGGCCGGGCGGCCGACACCTGCCACGAGCCGGGCGGGCTCGCCCGGCTGATGAACCACGCCCGCAACGACATGCCGCGCGCCCTCGTCAAGTCCTGGCGTGAGGCGGCGCTCGGGCACTGGTCGCGGCACCGCCCGGTGGCCGACCTCGGCCTGCCCGAGCCCGGACCCGACGAGAAGCTGACGCTGTACGGGACCACGCTGATCGGCGCGGTCGTGACGCCATGGCTCCTGACGGCCTGGCAGATCGGCGACGGCGATCTGGCGGTGGTGGGCCACGACGGCACGGTGCGCCGGCCGCTCGCCCCGGCCGAGGACGACCTGGGCGACGAGACCGAGTCGCTGTGCGGGCCGCAGGCGTGGCGCGCGGTGCGCACGCACTGGGCGCCCGTGTTCGAGGAGGCGCGCGTGCCGCGTCTGCTGGTGCTGTCCACGGACGGGCTGTCGAAGAGTTTCGCGTCGGGCGACGGCTTCACGGAGTTCGTCGGGGACATGGACGAGCGGCTCGCCACGGAGGGCTTCGAGGGGGTACGGGACGCGCTGCCCGACTGGCTGCGGCACGCCTCGCGGTACTCCGGCGACGACACGACCCTGGCCGCGGCTCTCCTGCACTCGTACGCGGCCCGCCCGCGCCCGACGGCCCACACCGAGCCGGACCCGGAGCCCGGCCCAGAAGCCCGCACGGAATCCGAACCGAAGAGGGAGACCTAG
- a CDS encoding vWA domain-containing protein: protein MANRPVHFIWLLDCSYSMQGEKIARLNYAIREAIPEMRSVAHDNPAAQLLLRTVTFSTTAKWHHQTPVPVDDFTWQDVEVDGMTNLGEALSLVSRELQSPPMPQRALKPVLALVSDGVPTDDWKAGLKAVDATPWGRKAVRVAIAIGHDADRSVLQEFLANPELQPLDANSPKQLAAAIRWASTAAVKAASQPVAGSGDPLAKQPFAPPVLDDDDDDDVW from the coding sequence ATGGCGAACCGTCCGGTCCACTTCATCTGGCTGCTCGACTGCTCGTACTCGATGCAGGGCGAGAAGATCGCCCGGCTCAACTACGCGATCCGGGAGGCGATCCCGGAGATGCGATCGGTGGCCCACGACAACCCGGCGGCCCAACTGCTGCTGCGTACCGTCACGTTCTCCACGACGGCGAAGTGGCACCACCAGACTCCCGTCCCCGTCGACGACTTCACCTGGCAGGACGTCGAGGTGGACGGCATGACCAATCTGGGCGAGGCGCTGAGCCTGGTCTCGCGCGAGCTGCAGAGCCCGCCGATGCCGCAGCGGGCGCTGAAGCCGGTCCTCGCGCTGGTCTCGGACGGAGTGCCGACCGACGACTGGAAGGCGGGCCTCAAGGCGGTCGACGCGACACCGTGGGGGCGCAAGGCGGTCCGGGTCGCGATCGCCATCGGCCACGACGCCGACCGCTCCGTACTCCAGGAGTTCCTCGCCAATCCGGAGCTGCAGCCGCTGGACGCCAACAGCCCCAAGCAGCTGGCGGCGGCGATCCGCTGGGCCTCCACGGCGGCGGTCAAAGCGGCCTCCCAGCCGGTCGCGGGGTCGGGGGACCCGCTGGCGAAGCAGCCGTTCGCGCCGCCGGTCCTCGACGACGACGATGACGACGACGTGTGGTGA
- a CDS encoding TRAFAC clade GTPase domain-containing protein translates to MNVVAQYLLGFVALVAGAVCFGNALWQLLAQGVGAVCSALGPRQVGLPDTRIPAVGGSGTGAGRGSGSGSGGEPAELAYWWRQMWVDAATAGGYGIRVIWLRFTGHWTQRTTARLFRGIRSNGLPERNSFVQLGMWLVAPGTFVGALVAATLATAFLALALAVLALLLALVWLGAAGTALVLRGVERGWATVLRIRVKCPYPGCYRPVPLAVHRCPGCREQHARLRPGRYGALRHMCACGQRLGASRLAGRGRLTALCPHCDQVLPDAVGTTRVVHAPLVGGTSSGKTMLMAAMVEGLHAWSRRSGLRVEYASTDDRQTANTLNQTLTQGTWAHATTGGQPRAFMLTVTLGRRRRLLYLYDPMGESLEDAERVRAQHYLAHTDGVVLVADVLAEPTVRAKLSGADADRATDARPSPQGPWETYQRLAGELSALTGRRGRMSVATVVTKRDVLDQLGSLPVAGARIDTWLTEIGLGGLVRALGHDFRADRYWAVSAHAATGAGSLDNEQRRAAEPVLWLLAASGLRTGRLLGPDPKEKKLETA, encoded by the coding sequence GTGAACGTGGTCGCGCAGTACCTCCTCGGCTTCGTGGCGCTGGTCGCGGGCGCCGTCTGCTTCGGCAACGCCCTGTGGCAGCTCCTCGCCCAGGGTGTGGGGGCGGTGTGCTCCGCCCTGGGCCCCCGGCAGGTGGGCCTGCCCGACACCCGTATCCCGGCGGTCGGCGGCAGCGGTACCGGTGCAGGTCGTGGCAGCGGGAGCGGAAGCGGCGGCGAACCGGCCGAACTCGCCTACTGGTGGCGGCAGATGTGGGTGGACGCGGCCACCGCGGGCGGCTACGGCATCCGGGTGATCTGGCTGCGGTTCACCGGACACTGGACCCAGCGCACGACCGCGCGGCTGTTCCGCGGCATCCGCTCCAACGGGCTGCCCGAGCGCAACTCGTTCGTGCAGCTGGGGATGTGGCTCGTCGCGCCCGGCACGTTCGTCGGCGCCCTCGTGGCCGCCACGCTCGCGACCGCGTTCCTCGCGCTCGCGCTGGCGGTTCTCGCCCTGCTGCTCGCCCTGGTGTGGCTGGGCGCCGCCGGCACCGCGCTCGTCCTGCGGGGCGTGGAGCGCGGCTGGGCCACGGTCCTGCGCATCCGCGTCAAGTGCCCCTATCCGGGCTGCTACCGGCCGGTGCCGCTCGCGGTGCACCGCTGTCCCGGCTGCCGGGAGCAGCACGCCCGGCTGCGCCCCGGGCGCTACGGCGCGCTGCGGCACATGTGCGCCTGCGGGCAGCGGCTCGGCGCGAGCCGGCTGGCCGGCCGCGGCCGGCTGACCGCCCTGTGCCCGCACTGCGACCAGGTGCTGCCGGACGCGGTGGGCACCACGCGTGTCGTGCACGCGCCGCTGGTCGGCGGCACCTCGTCGGGCAAGACGATGCTGATGGCCGCCATGGTCGAGGGCCTGCACGCCTGGTCGCGGCGGAGCGGCCTGCGCGTCGAGTACGCGTCGACGGACGACCGGCAGACCGCGAACACCCTCAACCAGACGCTGACGCAGGGCACTTGGGCGCACGCGACGACCGGCGGCCAGCCCCGGGCCTTCATGCTGACCGTCACGCTCGGGCGGCGCCGCCGACTCCTCTATCTGTACGACCCGATGGGCGAGTCCCTTGAGGACGCCGAGCGGGTGCGCGCCCAGCACTACCTCGCGCACACCGACGGGGTCGTCCTGGTCGCGGACGTGCTCGCCGAGCCGACGGTACGCGCGAAGCTGAGCGGAGCCGACGCCGACCGGGCCACCGACGCCCGGCCCTCCCCGCAGGGCCCCTGGGAGACGTACCAGCGGCTGGCGGGCGAGCTGTCGGCGCTCACCGGGCGGCGCGGCAGGATGTCCGTGGCGACGGTCGTCACCAAGCGGGACGTCCTCGACCAGCTCGGCTCCCTGCCGGTGGCCGGTGCCCGGATCGACACCTGGCTCACCGAGATCGGCCTCGGCGGGCTCGTCCGCGCCCTCGGCCACGACTTCAGGGCCGACCGCTACTGGGCCGTCAGCGCCCATGCGGCCACCGGCGCGGGCTCGCTGGACAACGAGCAGCGACGGGCCGCCGAGCCCGTGCTGTGGCTGCTGGCCGCGTCGGGCCTGCGCACGGGCCGGCTGCTCGGCCCCGACCCGAAGGAGAAGAAGCTGGAGACCGCATGA
- a CDS encoding GTPase-associated protein 1-related protein, whose translation MTLHQLAQLHYTSAPPGPGGSGFRFTAVSENVPQGVLREAEQLIGYEPPRDSPARPDADELSAFPTAFSFSELSDGGRLLSRSVYTGVDYSGRWGNFHAHALHLPAGGRLPDGALPITAWESPRWGRETPAEGRPEPIDRFEPSALMRHEALVAFAVSRGDRLAAVLADVRAVADDPGAGQVVLVERDSAAVAQWIALACAVLPREQAHRLTFTTYTRRPAQARQQIIGVLPSSETVAYGHRHRVHDCTRPPVPAAAADLWAEVCARVWRAGRPELFRQYGPDLGSLAAAALAARVPLPPAALTAATHWVRDRAGSLPEAELAQYVTALCETRPADEARSPDQAQSADPAPSAGDFVAGLTSLFERLDGRVSASVSAPLAARVLTAAVRGDGPVPVVHGASFTPEARTRLGTELGYAIRAGVADPAQPPAGRPLGLLRVADLLEVDCTDLLPDLAARLAQALMDIPEARTDRSATHPEPRDTGHPGRRTPAAPADRAGAIPWWSTRTGVTPPGTEGADGNGYESGHGAGHGTDSGSGHGTDAGGGHGSDSGAGYGSGRESAHGTGHRAGPGTDFGASHGNGQATGYGAGHGAGHATGHGAGSGPGYGTGPGYEAGAGAGIGADARTGSRPGADPRAGVGTSPGAGHGGGTGAPGTVGSAGPGGSAGPVGPEDLPALRGAVAAHPTLRIALFGALDALAADRPVPAARMLAVADLPVRDHSGFPHLRMCASNAPPTGTADRLPLFHAVVRSAGLSPHTEPTVLRTAVNLVWPGELPTGAEAGLLLNELGSDLHRAAGTRDLLIDAALAAPADDRGVPALAADLLRCFTTELAPEQRAALLLLEFAGLLGTEGEGLDWVRRATALAANAHPLPAPVLARVHRALARRLLRGSAPPGELYALALSGDADLLAAYERAALSKRVGDRLRTVPGYVAECFCDWSSHAGAHPAWDETCAALLGKVLRPVVRALPAEDLAQVEASLDRAGRGKLDAFRAWNRPGTLGRLAGRFTGRGRGRDGGRGGGGDNARDDNPASRYGDVAPPPGDDRDRR comes from the coding sequence GTGACGCTCCACCAGCTCGCGCAGCTCCACTACACCTCCGCGCCGCCGGGACCGGGCGGATCCGGCTTCCGCTTCACGGCGGTCAGCGAGAACGTGCCGCAGGGTGTGCTCAGAGAGGCGGAGCAGCTCATCGGGTACGAGCCGCCGCGGGACTCCCCCGCACGGCCCGACGCCGACGAACTCTCGGCGTTTCCGACGGCGTTCAGCTTCAGCGAACTCTCGGACGGCGGGCGGCTGCTGAGCCGTTCCGTCTACACGGGTGTCGACTACAGCGGGCGGTGGGGCAACTTCCACGCCCATGCCCTCCATCTGCCCGCCGGGGGGCGGCTGCCGGACGGCGCGCTGCCCATCACGGCCTGGGAGTCGCCGCGTTGGGGCCGGGAGACGCCGGCCGAGGGCAGGCCCGAGCCGATCGACCGCTTCGAGCCGTCGGCGCTCATGCGGCACGAGGCGCTGGTGGCCTTCGCGGTGTCCCGCGGCGACCGGCTGGCGGCGGTCCTCGCGGATGTCCGGGCGGTCGCGGACGATCCGGGGGCCGGACAGGTCGTGCTCGTGGAGCGGGACAGCGCCGCCGTGGCCCAGTGGATCGCGCTGGCCTGCGCGGTGCTGCCGCGCGAGCAGGCGCACCGGCTGACCTTCACCACGTACACGCGGCGGCCCGCGCAGGCCAGGCAGCAGATCATCGGCGTACTGCCGTCGTCCGAGACCGTGGCGTACGGCCACCGGCACCGGGTCCACGACTGCACCCGGCCGCCCGTGCCCGCCGCTGCGGCGGACCTGTGGGCGGAGGTGTGCGCCCGGGTGTGGCGGGCGGGCAGGCCCGAGCTGTTCCGGCAGTACGGGCCGGACCTCGGCTCGCTGGCCGCGGCGGCTCTCGCGGCCCGTGTCCCGCTGCCCCCGGCCGCGCTCACCGCGGCCACGCACTGGGTCCGCGACCGGGCGGGCAGCCTGCCCGAGGCTGAACTGGCCCAGTACGTCACGGCGTTGTGCGAGACACGGCCGGCGGACGAGGCACGGTCGCCGGACCAGGCACAGTCGGCGGACCCGGCGCCGTCGGCGGGTGACTTCGTGGCGGGGCTGACCTCGCTGTTCGAACGCCTGGACGGGCGGGTGTCCGCCTCCGTCTCCGCGCCGCTCGCCGCGCGGGTCCTGACGGCGGCGGTGCGCGGCGACGGGCCCGTCCCCGTCGTCCACGGCGCCTCGTTCACCCCCGAGGCGCGGACGCGGCTCGGCACGGAGCTGGGGTACGCGATCCGCGCGGGCGTCGCCGACCCGGCGCAACCGCCGGCCGGGCGCCCGCTGGGTCTGCTGCGCGTCGCCGATCTGCTGGAGGTCGACTGCACCGACCTCCTCCCGGACCTCGCGGCACGGCTGGCCCAGGCCCTCATGGACATCCCGGAGGCGCGGACAGACCGCTCAGCCACGCACCCGGAGCCGCGTGACACAGGGCACCCGGGGCGGCGTACCCCGGCGGCGCCGGCCGACCGCGCCGGAGCGATCCCCTGGTGGAGCACCCGCACGGGCGTGACGCCTCCCGGCACGGAGGGGGCGGACGGGAACGGTTACGAGTCCGGCCACGGGGCCGGTCACGGCACCGACTCCGGATCCGGTCATGGGACGGATGCCGGAGGCGGTCACGGGAGCGACTCCGGAGCCGGTTACGGATCCGGTCGGGAGAGCGCTCACGGGACCGGTCACAGAGCCGGGCCCGGGACCGATTTCGGAGCCAGTCACGGGAACGGTCAAGCGACCGGTTACGGGGCCGGTCACGGAGCCGGCCACGCGACCGGTCACGGAGCCGGTTCCGGGCCTGGCTACGGAACGGGACCCGGTTACGAAGCCGGAGCCGGAGCCGGGATCGGTGCCGACGCACGTACCGGGTCCCGTCCCGGCGCCGATCCCCGCGCCGGTGTCGGCACCTCGCCGGGTGCCGGGCACGGCGGCGGCACCGGCGCTCCTGGCACCGTCGGTAGCGCGGGGCCCGGCGGGTCCGCCGGACCCGTCGGACCGGAGGATCTCCCCGCGCTGCGCGGCGCCGTCGCCGCGCACCCCACCCTGCGGATCGCCCTCTTCGGCGCGCTCGACGCGCTCGCCGCCGACCGGCCGGTGCCCGCCGCGCGGATGCTGGCCGTCGCGGATCTTCCCGTACGGGACCACTCCGGCTTCCCCCATCTGCGGATGTGCGCGTCGAACGCGCCACCCACCGGCACGGCCGACCGGCTGCCCCTCTTCCACGCCGTGGTGCGTTCCGCCGGGCTCTCGCCGCACACCGAACCGACCGTCCTGCGGACCGCGGTCAACCTCGTGTGGCCCGGCGAACTGCCCACGGGCGCGGAGGCCGGCCTGCTGCTCAACGAACTCGGCTCCGACCTGCACCGCGCCGCCGGTACCCGGGACCTGCTGATCGACGCCGCGCTCGCGGCACCGGCCGACGACCGCGGCGTCCCGGCGCTCGCCGCCGACCTGCTGCGCTGCTTCACCACGGAACTGGCACCGGAACAGCGCGCGGCCCTCCTGCTGCTGGAGTTCGCGGGACTGCTCGGCACCGAGGGTGAGGGACTGGACTGGGTGCGGCGCGCGACGGCGCTCGCCGCGAACGCCCACCCCCTGCCCGCGCCGGTCCTCGCCCGGGTCCACCGCGCCCTCGCGCGCCGCCTGCTGCGCGGCTCGGCGCCGCCCGGCGAGCTGTACGCGCTGGCCCTCTCCGGTGACGCGGACCTGCTGGCCGCGTACGAACGGGCGGCGCTGTCCAAGCGCGTGGGCGACCGGCTGCGTACCGTCCCCGGTTATGTCGCCGAGTGTTTCTGCGACTGGAGTTCGCACGCGGGCGCGCACCCCGCGTGGGACGAGACCTGTGCCGCCCTGCTGGGCAAGGTGCTGCGACCCGTCGTGCGCGCGCTGCCCGCCGAGGACCTGGCGCAGGTGGAGGCGAGCCTCGACCGGGCGGGCCGCGGCAAGCTCGACGCGTTCCGGGCCTGGAACCGGCCCGGAACGCTCGGCCGCCTCGCGGGCCGGTTCACCGGACGCGGACGCGGCAGGGACGGCGGCCGGGGCGGAGGCGGCGACAACGCCAGGGACGACAATCCGGCCTCGCGGTACGGGGACGTGGCACCCCCTCCGGGCGACGACCGGGACCGCCGGTGA
- a CDS encoding TRAFAC clade GTPase domain-containing protein has translation MTTVICPYCFARSSAAGLPYRCLMIAGGVRGAQPCGPERDDVWAEIMGPGISPSARMRGPVFTRQRSAVSRLRPAANAGPAVCPGCGVTTTVRVCGSCHSDLPSDYCEQDSRIIALVGAKASGKSTYVAVLVNELNRRVGQAFDASLAAMGQGTQQRDKEMAQDLYERLRLPDATRPAALGFNDPLLYRLSLPRRGRLGTGSRHTTLVFFDAAGEDLAGADAVDRYTRYLSAADGIILLVDPLQLGSVRDRLPLGDGPPLPAVETPPQQIAADLATQLRAHGRGGSRGRVSTPIAVAVTKTDMLRPLLDPHSPLLSSATHDGGTLDEDDRLAVHEELRSQLADWDSGALYRQLERDFAQLSLFGLSALGAAPPADAPADVPKSGPQPLRVEDPLLWLLARRGLLPVTNARKDQSR, from the coding sequence ATGACGACCGTCATCTGCCCCTACTGCTTCGCCCGTTCGTCGGCCGCCGGGCTGCCGTACCGCTGTCTGATGATCGCGGGCGGGGTGCGCGGTGCCCAGCCGTGCGGTCCCGAACGCGACGACGTCTGGGCCGAAATCATGGGTCCGGGCATCTCGCCGTCGGCCCGGATGCGCGGCCCCGTCTTCACCCGGCAGCGCTCGGCGGTGTCCAGGCTGCGGCCCGCCGCGAACGCGGGACCCGCCGTCTGCCCGGGCTGTGGCGTGACCACGACGGTCCGGGTGTGCGGCTCCTGCCACAGTGATCTGCCCAGCGACTACTGCGAGCAGGACAGCAGGATCATCGCGCTGGTCGGCGCGAAGGCGTCCGGGAAGAGCACCTATGTCGCCGTCCTGGTCAACGAGTTGAACCGACGGGTCGGCCAGGCCTTCGACGCCTCGCTCGCCGCGATGGGCCAGGGCACGCAGCAGCGCGACAAGGAGATGGCCCAGGACCTGTACGAGCGGCTGCGGCTGCCGGACGCGACCCGTCCCGCCGCGCTGGGCTTCAACGATCCGCTGCTGTACCGGCTGAGTCTGCCCCGGCGCGGGCGGCTCGGCACGGGCAGCCGGCACACCACCCTCGTGTTCTTCGACGCGGCGGGCGAGGACCTCGCGGGCGCCGACGCCGTGGACCGCTACACCCGCTATCTCAGCGCGGCCGACGGCATCATCCTGCTCGTCGACCCGCTGCAACTCGGGTCCGTGCGCGACCGGTTGCCGCTCGGTGACGGACCGCCGCTGCCCGCCGTGGAGACCCCGCCGCAGCAGATCGCGGCGGATCTCGCCACCCAGTTGCGGGCGCACGGCCGGGGCGGCTCGCGCGGCCGGGTCAGCACACCGATAGCGGTGGCCGTGACGAAGACGGACATGCTGCGGCCCCTGCTCGACCCGCACTCACCGCTGCTGAGCAGCGCCACCCACGACGGCGGGACGCTCGACGAGGACGACCGGCTCGCGGTGCACGAGGAGCTGCGCTCCCAGCTGGCCGACTGGGACTCGGGAGCGCTCTACCGGCAACTGGAGCGGGACTTCGCGCAGTTGTCGCTGTTCGGCCTCTCGGCGCTGGGCGCGGCGCCGCCCGCCGACGCTCCGGCGGACGTGCCGAAGTCGGGGCCGCAGCCGTTGCGGGTGGAGGATCCGCTGCTGTGGCTGCTGGCCCGGCGCGGGCTGCTGCCGGTGACCAACGCACGGAAGGACCAGTCCAGGTGA
- a CDS encoding sirohydrochlorin chelatase has translation MSKPVLLVIAHGSRDPRHAATVHDLVRQVRARRPGVRVETGFLEFNLPSVSGKLESLAAEGVRDVVALPLLLSRAFHAKADIPSVLSEAPARLRIRQAEVLGPSPLLTAALERRLYEAGLSPADKSSTGVVLAAAGSTDPEAIAVIADIAREWRRTGWCAVRPAFASAGSLPRTGEVVGSLRALGCARVVVAPYFLAPGRLPDRVAREAGGADLLAGVLGAAPEVAHVVLARYDAAVAASALAAAGL, from the coding sequence ATGTCGAAACCGGTCCTCCTCGTCATCGCCCACGGCAGCCGTGACCCGCGTCATGCCGCGACCGTGCACGACCTGGTACGGCAGGTGCGGGCGCGGCGGCCGGGGGTGCGCGTGGAGACGGGCTTCCTGGAGTTCAACCTCCCTTCGGTCTCGGGCAAGCTGGAGTCCCTGGCGGCGGAGGGCGTACGCGACGTCGTGGCCCTCCCCCTGCTCCTGAGCCGCGCCTTCCACGCGAAGGCGGACATCCCGTCGGTGCTGAGCGAGGCACCGGCCCGGCTGCGGATCCGGCAGGCCGAGGTGCTCGGCCCGTCACCACTGCTGACGGCCGCGCTCGAACGACGCCTTTACGAGGCGGGGTTGTCCCCCGCCGACAAGTCCTCGACCGGGGTCGTCCTGGCCGCGGCGGGGTCCACGGACCCGGAGGCGATCGCAGTGATCGCTGATATCGCGCGGGAGTGGCGGCGGACCGGTTGGTGCGCCGTGCGGCCTGCGTTCGCCTCCGCCGGATCGCTGCCGCGGACGGGGGAGGTGGTGGGGTCTTTGCGTGCGCTGGGGTGTGCGCGGGTGGTTGTGGCGCCGTATTTCCTCGCGCCGGGGCGATTGCCGGATCGCGTCGCGCGGGAGGCTGGTGGGGCGGATCTGCTGGCGGGGGTGCTGGGGGCGGCGCCGGAGGTCGCGCACGTGGTGCTGGCCCGCTATGACGCGGCGGTCGCCGCGTCGGCTCTGGCCGCGGCGGGGCTTTGA
- a CDS encoding ABC transporter permease produces MASTETSAAESATGSGVGAVKDSGDLAGLEAGLDALDTVQTKRTPFRRTFVEKIFPPIVAVALVLVVWQVLVWAEVTDSYKLPAPSAVWDEVQEAWLEGTLLEYIWTSVSRGLLGFLMALVIGTPLGLLVARVKFVRAAIGPILSGLQSLPSVAWVPPAVLWLGLNDSMMYAVILLGAVPSIANGLVSGVDQVPPLFLRAGRTMGATGLRGTWHVVIPAALPGYLAGLKQGWAFSWRSLMAAEIIASSPDLGVGLGQLLENGRTANSMPMVFLAILLILIVGIAIDLLIFSPLERWVLRSRGLLVKS; encoded by the coding sequence ATGGCCAGCACTGAGACGAGCGCCGCCGAGTCCGCGACCGGCTCGGGGGTGGGCGCCGTCAAGGACTCCGGTGACCTCGCCGGACTGGAGGCGGGGCTCGACGCGCTGGACACGGTCCAGACGAAGAGGACGCCCTTCCGCAGGACCTTCGTGGAGAAGATCTTCCCGCCGATCGTCGCCGTGGCCCTGGTGCTGGTCGTCTGGCAGGTCCTGGTGTGGGCGGAGGTCACCGACAGCTACAAGCTGCCGGCCCCGTCCGCGGTCTGGGACGAGGTCCAGGAGGCCTGGCTGGAGGGCACGCTCCTCGAATACATCTGGACCAGCGTCTCGCGCGGTCTGCTGGGCTTCCTGATGGCCCTGGTCATCGGCACCCCGCTGGGACTGCTCGTCGCGCGGGTGAAGTTCGTGCGCGCGGCGATCGGCCCGATCCTGTCCGGACTCCAGTCGCTGCCGTCCGTGGCGTGGGTACCGCCGGCCGTGCTGTGGCTCGGCCTCAACGACTCGATGATGTACGCGGTCATCCTGCTCGGCGCGGTCCCCTCGATCGCCAACGGCCTCGTCTCCGGCGTCGACCAGGTCCCCCCGCTGTTCCTGCGGGCGGGCCGCACGATGGGCGCAACGGGCCTGCGCGGCACCTGGCACGTCGTGATCCCGGCCGCGCTGCCCGGCTACCTCGCGGGGCTCAAGCAGGGCTGGGCGTTCTCGTGGCGCTCCCTGATGGCCGCCGAGATCATCGCGTCCTCGCCGGACCTGGGTGTCGGTCTCGGCCAGCTGCTGGAGAACGGCCGTACGGCCAACAGCATGCCCATGGTGTTCCTCGCCATCCTGCTCATCCTGATCGTCGGTATCGCCATCGACCTGCTGATCTTCAGCCCGCTGGAGCGGTGGGTCCTGCGCAGCCGCGGTCTCCTCGTGAAAAGCTGA